The genomic window CGGCGGGCCGTGCAGCTCTTCCATACGTATCCTCCGCCCTTCATCCATGAGGGGAGTCCCCGCTTTGGCCATCACCCGGTTACGGGCCGTCGCATTGACATGACCTCTTGACATCGCTGTCGGCGCGTAAACATTACAGGTCACGCCGTATTTGTACATTTCCCGGGCTACAGAGCGGGTCAAACCCACCACCCCGGCGTTGGCGGCGCTGTAGTTGGGATGCCCCAGACCACCCAGCCAGAGTCCGGAAGTGCAATTTATGATCCTGCCCCAGCCCTGGTCTTTCATCAAAGGAGCCGCGTGACGGATACAGTTAAAAGTCCCTTTCAGCTTGGAGGTAATCACATAGTCCCAGGCTTCTTCAGATAGCTCCCAGATAAAAGCGCGCCGGAAGGTACCGGCGT from Dehalococcoidales bacterium includes these protein-coding regions:
- a CDS encoding SDR family NAD(P)-dependent oxidoreductase; its protein translation is GGEAVAFFGDVGDFQTAGKLVQTAVDSFGRIDILVNNAGTFRRAFIWELSEEAWDYVITSKLKGTFNCIRHAAPLMKDQGWGRIINCTSGLWLGGLGHPNYSAANAGVVGLTRSVAREMYKYGVTCNVYAPTAMSRGHVNATARNRVMAKAGTPLMDEGRRIRMEELHGPPEGMAPLIVYLATDAAAHVSGTAFAAAGNGEFRIYSEPEEMNLIKKDTGLWTVDELIEQMPKTLLAGYTSPAAGR